One Chlamydiota bacterium DNA segment encodes these proteins:
- a CDS encoding PadR family transcriptional regulator, with product MAAISNAEAALLGLLAEKPMYPYQIAREVKRRDMRCWTELSMSSIYKLLAKSRRRGLVTREDTLSPQHRLRALYTLSRKGRSALRAKIEALLSEPAHVRWPIDIGLYNCGLLPRKTVRAALARYRATLEERVKGYQALHGFLRDAGCPRHRHECAVRPIRILEAEMRWVDAYMKTMEG from the coding sequence ATGGCCGCGATATCGAACGCCGAGGCAGCGCTCCTTGGATTGCTGGCCGAGAAGCCGATGTATCCGTACCAGATCGCCCGGGAGGTGAAGAGGCGCGACATGCGGTGCTGGACCGAGCTTTCGATGTCCTCGATCTACAAGCTGCTCGCGAAAAGCCGGCGCAGGGGGCTCGTGACGCGGGAGGACACGTTGAGCCCCCAGCACCGCCTCCGCGCCCTCTACACGCTGAGCCGAAAGGGCCGTTCGGCGCTCAGGGCGAAGATCGAGGCGCTCCTGAGCGAGCCGGCGCACGTGCGGTGGCCGATCGACATCGGACTCTACAACTGCGGCCTCCTGCCGCGAAAGACCGTGCGCGCGGCGCTCGCGAGGTACCGGGCGACACTGGAGGAGAGGGTGAAGGGGTATCAGGCGCTGCACGGTTTTCTGCGAGACGCGGGATGTCCGCGGCATCGGCACGAGTGTGCGGTGCGGCCGATACGCATCCTGGAAGCGGAGATGCGGTGGGTGGATGCGTACATGAAGACGATGGAAGGGTGA
- a CDS encoding M28 family peptidase gives MSARRAAVKAERYLKTLCGVTPNRRTGSPGNREAVRFFAREVRRWGYQIDATPFPCMDHRAGKARLACGGRSFKVLTSPYTLGGDVAAELVAVSTDGELETCACRGAILLMRGALCAEQLMPKKFVFYNPDRHKRIYALLEEKRPAAIVAATGRNPDLVGALYPYPLIEDGDFDIPSAYCTAAEGRRIAALAGRAFRLRIDARRSPAKAWNVVARKNPGAARKIVLCAHIDAKEDTPGASDNAAGTAVLLLVAEMLRGYTGGLGVEIVALNGEDYYSAGGQMDYLRRYGGELDRIVVAVNIDDVGYVKGRSAYSLYGCPASIQRAAERAFGAYGGIRRGEPWYQGDHMLFVQKGRPAIAFTAERMRELMRKVTHTPADTPRIVDPRKLVEVAEALQAFVDVVADKVPRDEAHRTRPPSSAGRLKA, from the coding sequence ATGAGCGCGCGGCGGGCGGCGGTGAAGGCGGAGCGGTACCTGAAGACGCTCTGTGGCGTGACGCCGAACAGGCGGACCGGGTCGCCGGGGAATCGGGAAGCGGTCCGGTTCTTCGCCCGGGAGGTGCGGAGATGGGGCTACCAGATCGACGCGACGCCGTTTCCCTGTATGGATCACAGGGCGGGGAAGGCCCGGCTCGCCTGCGGGGGCCGGTCGTTCAAGGTCCTGACGAGCCCCTATACACTTGGCGGTGACGTCGCCGCGGAACTCGTCGCGGTGTCGACGGACGGGGAGCTTGAGACGTGCGCGTGCCGGGGCGCGATCCTCCTGATGCGCGGCGCGCTCTGCGCCGAACAGTTGATGCCCAAGAAGTTCGTCTTCTACAACCCCGACCGCCACAAGCGGATCTACGCCCTGCTCGAGGAGAAGCGCCCGGCGGCGATCGTCGCGGCGACGGGGAGGAACCCCGATCTCGTCGGGGCGCTGTACCCGTACCCGCTCATCGAGGACGGTGATTTCGACATCCCGTCCGCCTACTGCACCGCGGCGGAGGGGAGGAGGATCGCCGCCCTCGCCGGACGGGCGTTCCGGTTGAGAATCGACGCGCGGCGCAGCCCGGCGAAGGCCTGGAACGTGGTCGCGCGGAAGAACCCGGGGGCGGCGCGCAAGATCGTCCTCTGTGCGCACATCGACGCGAAGGAGGATACGCCGGGCGCCTCCGACAACGCCGCGGGGACGGCGGTTCTGCTCCTGGTGGCGGAGATGCTGCGGGGGTACACGGGGGGGCTGGGGGTCGAGATCGTCGCCCTGAACGGCGAGGACTACTACAGCGCCGGGGGGCAGATGGACTACCTCCGGCGGTACGGGGGGGAGCTCGACCGGATCGTCGTCGCCGTCAACATCGACGACGTCGGGTACGTGAAGGGGCGCAGCGCCTACTCCCTCTACGGGTGTCCGGCCTCGATCCAGCGGGCGGCGGAGAGGGCGTTCGGGGCGTACGGGGGGATCAGACGGGGGGAGCCGTGGTACCAGGGGGACCATATGCTCTTCGTCCAGAAGGGGAGGCCCGCGATCGCGTTCACGGCGGAGAGGATGCGGGAGCTGATGCGGAAGGTGACGCACACCCCCGCGGACACGCCCCGGATCGTCGATCCCCGCAAGCTCGTCGAGGTCGCCGAGGCGCTGCAGGCGTTCGTAGACGTCGTAGCCGACAAGGTGCCGCGCGATGAGGCGCACCGTACCCGTCCCCCCTCGTCCGCGGGGCGACTAAAAGCATAA